The genomic stretch CCGTTCGTGAAAGGGATCCGCCCGGTTCATAAAGACCGTCATCTTGGGAACCATGTTGGGCTTCTGGGTATAGGAGACAGGATACGGCCACGGCCAGGCTGTGGACATAAAGGCCAAGAAGCTGATGTTGCCGATCTGGTTGTAAAGCACCTGATGTACATGACCGTGAAGAACCGTAACCTTCTTAAAGGGGCTGAGGATCTCCTGAACAGCCTCAGCATCATCGGTCCAGAAGTTCCAGGGTTTAAAGATTTTGTAGAGGGGAGAGTGCGAGAGAACGACTATAGGGGTCTCTGGGTTCACTCTGGCCAAGTCTTTCTTCAACCAGCTCCGCTGCTCCTCGCCCACCATAAAGGGAGAGCCCTGGGGATTGTCCAGGCGGGCCATCTGATTCATTCTCTCCTCGGCTGAAGGCCACTTTTTCATCCAGTCTTCATAGGTAAGAATGCTATTGAGGACGACAAAGTGAACACCTTTGTGGTCAAAGCTGTAGTAGAGTTTGCTCACCTTCTCCTGCCAATGCTCCCCAAGATCCAGGTAGTAGTCATGTTCGCCGATAACGAACTTAATGGGCACGTCAATCTTAGAGAGGATCTCCAGCCCGTGGTCTATCTCTTCCTTTTTGCCCAGCTGAGCCAGATCACCACCAAAGACGACAAAATCTGGCCTTGGCCACATAAAGTTGACCTCGGCCACAGCCTTGCTCAGCCCCTCATCAAAATTGCGGACAAACTTGGTCCCTTTGATATGGGTCAGGTGGGCGTCGGAGATACAGGCGAAGGTAAATTTCTCTCCCTCCTCCTTACCCCAAACCACTTCTACCAGGTTAAGGGGCAAGGTGCTGGCTGCAGCGACTAAAGAGGCCTTTTTAAGAAACGCACGGCGGTTTAGGCCTTTCTTTTTCTTCATTATACCTCTCCTTTCTTATGATTTTCCTACTTCTTGAGTAGATGTTGATACTCCGGACTGGTGAGGCTTTTTAGGAACTCCACCAGATCGGCCTTTTCCTGTTCGGTAAGGTTAAGAGGCCTGATACCACTGGCCAGGAAGGGGTTTTTCTCCCCACCCTGATTGTAAAGCTCAATTACTTCCTCTAAGGTCTTAAGGCTTCCGTCATGCATATATGGGGCGGTAACAGCCACATTCCGCAAAGTTGGTGTCTTAAAGGCCCCAAGGTCAGAAAGGTTAAGGGTCACGGCAAAACGGCCGAGCTCTGAAATCTCCACCTTGCTCAAAACAGCCTCGTCAAGGGAGCCACCGGCCTGTTTCATCTGCCGATAGCGGTTGACGATCTCCCGGAGGCGGGGAGCTATCTTGTCAAAACCTACCCCAAGATTGTGAAACTTGTTGTCGGTAAATATGGCATAACGCTCGCCAATGGTGTGACAACTCTGACAACGCCCCTTACCCTTGAAGACCTCAAATCCTCTTTTGGCCGCCTCCGAAATGGCGTTTTGGTCTCCACCATAAAGATAGCGATCAAAGGGAGAGTTACCAGAAATAACCGTCCGCTCAAAGGCAGCAATGGCCTTGGCCACATGGTCAATAGTGATAGAAGAGGTCTCAACCCCAAAGACCTCCTTAAATCGACGCTGGTAGTCGGGATCTTTGCGGACGATCTCTACCACCTGATCATGACTGGTGAGACCATGCTCCACGGGGTTGAGCAGCGGATCCTTGGCCTGCTCTTCAAGGGTGGCCCGACGACCGTCCCAGAATTGGCTGGTGTAATAGACCGCATTTATTACTGTAGGCGTATTTCTAGTCCCCTTAAGGCCTCTTATCCCTTCCGCCACAGGGAGGCCATCTACAAAGGCCAAATCCGGTCGATGGCAGGTGGCGCAGCTTACCGTCCCGTCGGCACTAAAGCGTTTGTCTTCAAAAAGGGCCTTGCCCAGCGCCACCTTAGCCGGAGTCAGAGGATTGTCCTCAGGAACAGGAACCGGTGGTAGCCCCAGGGGAGGCTCAGCCCAGAGGGAAGAAAGAGAAAAGAGAAAAAACATTAAAACAAAAAACGCTCTTTTAAACATCTAAACCTCCAAACCTAGATTTATTTTTCAAAAATCTTAAGCAATAATTGTTAATACTTAAATTTAAGTAAATCTCAAATTAGATTTATTCTTAAATAGAAGAACTAAAAACAAAAGTCAAGAAGAAAAATAAAAAGGGGGGCTTGGCCCCCCTTCTTGAGGATGGAATCCAATTTTACTCAAAGAAGTGTTTCAGGTGATCGCGGCGGGTGTTGTGACGGAGACGATTGAGGGCCTTCTTTTCTATCTGACGGATTCTCTCCCGGGAGACCCCAAAGCGCTTTCCTATCTCCTCGAGGGTATATTCGCCATCTTCACCGATACCAAAGCGGAGCCTGATAATCTTCTCCTCACGGGGAGAAAGGGTGGAAAGAATGCTTCGGATCTTCTCAGTAAGCTCCTTATCTCGGACTTTCTCATAGGGAGAAGGCGAGGTCTGATTTTCGATAAAATCACCCAGGGTTGAATCTTCATCTCCCACTGGAGTCTCTAAAGAGACCGGCTCCCGGCTGGCCTCCAAAATGGCCAGAATCTTCTCCTGGGGCAGACCAGTGCGTTCGGCTATCTCCACTGGAGTTGGCTCTCGGCCAAGCTCCTTGACCAGCTCATACCAAGCCTTAAAGAATTGGCTCCGAAGCTCCAAAAAGTGGACCGGAAGACGAATGGTGCGCGTCTTATCCAGAATAGCCCGGGTAATAGCCTGCCGAATCCACCAACTGGCATAGGTGGAAAACTTGTTGCCCTTGCTGTAATCAAAGCGAAAGACAGCCCGCATAAGCCCCAGGTTGCCTTCCTGAATGAGATCGGCCAAAGAAAGGCCCTGATTCATGTAGCGCTTAGCAATGGAGACCACCAAACGGAGGTTGGCCTTGATCATCTCATCTTTGGCCTTTTCTATCTCTGCTGCCCGGGCCTCCACCGCTGCCAGAAGCTCAGAGAGCCCCTT from Thermosulfuriphilus ammonigenes encodes the following:
- a CDS encoding metallophosphoesterase family protein is translated as MKKKKGLNRRAFLKKASLVAAASTLPLNLVEVVWGKEEGEKFTFACISDAHLTHIKGTKFVRNFDEGLSKAVAEVNFMWPRPDFVVFGGDLAQLGKKEEIDHGLEILSKIDVPIKFVIGEHDYYLDLGEHWQEKVSKLYYSFDHKGVHFVVLNSILTYEDWMKKWPSAEERMNQMARLDNPQGSPFMVGEEQRSWLKKDLARVNPETPIVVLSHSPLYKIFKPWNFWTDDAEAVQEILSPFKKVTVLHGHVHQVLYNQIGNISFLAFMSTAWPWPYPVSYTQKPNMVPKMTVFMNRADPFHERDGTGWSYVDLESGRVIHHYQLWENQPRTVYFDQEVGHPVDSKYQDPDKRIPPQEHY
- a CDS encoding sigma-70 family RNA polymerase sigma factor; this translates as MPKKDSNRAKKKVKERLLEASQGGALTYEALNELLPEDIKDPQEIEEIFDFLFRNNIQVVDAPEEGNSIWLQKVEQPQAPKAPEEEAPEEEVHETEEITSAYLREMGRYPLLTPEREEELSRIIRGGFQFIVKSIEECSLELPEIEALKKQIALWRHRDPGLKPKKSHLNIMLRSLREIARKHPQEKGLSELLAAVEARAAEIEKAKDEMIKANLRLVVSIAKRYMNQGLSLADLIQEGNLGLMRAVFRFDYSKGNKFSTYASWWIRQAITRAILDKTRTIRLPVHFLELRSQFFKAWYELVKELGREPTPVEIAERTGLPQEKILAILEASREPVSLETPVGDEDSTLGDFIENQTSPSPYEKVRDKELTEKIRSILSTLSPREEKIIRLRFGIGEDGEYTLEEIGKRFGVSRERIRQIEKKALNRLRHNTRRDHLKHFFE
- a CDS encoding cytochrome-c peroxidase; the encoded protein is MFKRAFFVLMFFLFSLSSLWAEPPLGLPPVPVPEDNPLTPAKVALGKALFEDKRFSADGTVSCATCHRPDLAFVDGLPVAEGIRGLKGTRNTPTVINAVYYTSQFWDGRRATLEEQAKDPLLNPVEHGLTSHDQVVEIVRKDPDYQRRFKEVFGVETSSITIDHVAKAIAAFERTVISGNSPFDRYLYGGDQNAISEAAKRGFEVFKGKGRCQSCHTIGERYAIFTDNKFHNLGVGFDKIAPRLREIVNRYRQMKQAGGSLDEAVLSKVEISELGRFAVTLNLSDLGAFKTPTLRNVAVTAPYMHDGSLKTLEEVIELYNQGGEKNPFLASGIRPLNLTEQEKADLVEFLKSLTSPEYQHLLKK